A genomic region of Anas platyrhynchos isolate ZD024472 breed Pekin duck chromosome 9, IASCAAS_PekinDuck_T2T, whole genome shotgun sequence contains the following coding sequences:
- the LOC101798009 gene encoding nuclear cap-binding protein subunit 2 produces MCSGGSLSILRSDSYVDLSQYRDQHFRGTRYDQERLLRKSCTLYVGNLSFYTTEEQIHELFGKSGDIKKIIMGLDKVKKTACGFCFVEYYARGDAENAMRYINGTRLDDRIIRTDWDAGFKEGRQYGRGRSGGQVRDEYRQDYDAGRGGYGKTVQCQ; encoded by the exons ATGTGCTCGGGGGGCAGCCTCAGCATCTTGCGTAGTGACTCCTACGTGGACCTCAGCCAGTACCGCGACCAGCACTTCCGG GGAACCCGTTATGACCAGGAGCGGCTGCTGCGGAAGAGCTGCACACTGTACGTGGGGAACCTGTCCTTCTACACCACCGAAGAACAGATCCATGAGCTGTTTGGCAAGAGTGGCGACATCAAGAAGATCATCATGGGGCTGGACAAAGTGAAGAAAACCGCTTGCGGGTTCTGCTTCGTGGA ATACTATGCAAGAGGAGATGCTGAAAATGCAATGCGGTACATTAATGGAACCAGACTTGATGATAGGATCATAAGGACAGACTGGGATGCAGGTTTTAAGGAGGGTAGACAGTATGGTCGTGGAAGATCGGGGGGCCAG GTCCGAGATGAATATCGACAAGACTATGATGCTGGAAGAGGTGGCTATGGCAAAACCGTTCAATGCCAATGA
- the PIGZ gene encoding GPI mannosyltransferase 4, which translates to MAAWRLWAVLAALRAGWCLLPQAGYLHPDEFFQSPEVMAGDILNLQVYYPWEFHSSSPCRTVVFPLMTSGVTYWVVKSLQQLDICSSCINSYTLLVSPRLLFTIFSFVLDYSVYQLAPSWEADPWKALVLLAGSYVTLVFYTRTFTNTLEGLLFALLLVLVSSNKSDSSSLKPTSSPLIGIVTTAGFFNRPTFLAFALMPLLYWAGLNVDSQKSIKTIINPLLKLITCACFTAVVFITADTLYFTSVGLDNFYSIKKSSLFDVIAQLNHKMVVTPLNFLSYNLNPHNLAQHGSHPRVTHFTVNGIMLFGILHILAIGAGFKMLKKYIYQLMRVKSYYRGSPRVFVHSEGNPKLLLFYFVPLAFLSLFSHQEPRFLIPLILPLVLFNTSQNRAMKWKPVIIIFNVLGALVFGWLHQGGLIPCLFHLEHLMHSPGSSNHTRHYTLLFAHTYMPPRSLLNIKKRDTNIEVIDMAGSEEETLCQTVGQQAKNFTCNDCHFFVIIPGTVRATITKCGVLLKNETLIFPHLSMEDPPQISFLFSENWRSQLGLYILQLGRDHQSP; encoded by the exons ATGGCGGCGTGGCGGCTGTGGGCGGTGCTGGCGGCGCTGCGGGCGGGCTGGTGCCTGCTGCCACAGGCCGGCTACTTGCATCCCGACGAGTTCTTCCAGTCACCCGAAGTCATGGCAG GAGATATTTTAAACCTACAGGTCTATTACCCTTGGGAGTTCCATTCCAGCTCTCCTTGCAGAACAGTTGTTTTCCCACTAATGACTTCTGGAGTTACCTACTGGGTGGTCAAGTCTTTGCAGCAGCTGGACATATGTTCAAGTTGCATCAACAGCTACACCCTTCTTGTATCACCTCGTCTTCTCTTTACAATCTTTTCTTTTGTACTTGACTATAGCGTGTATCAATTAGCTCCATCCTGGGAAGCAGATCCATGGAAAGCGCTGGTACTTCTGGCTGGATCGTATGTCACTCTGGTATTTTACACAAGAACATTTACCAACACGCTTGAAGGACTTCTCTTTGCTCTTCTCTTGGTATTGGTTTCCTCCAACAAATCTGACAGCAGCTCACTAAAGCCTACAAGCAGCCCTCTCATAGGTATTGTAACAACTGCTGGGTTTTTCAATAGGCCAACCTTTTTGGCATTTGCGCTAATGCCCCTGCTTTACTGGGCAGGTTTAAATGTTGACTCCCAAAAGAGCATTAAAACTATCATAAACCCCTTATTGAAGCTAATCACCTGTGCATGTTTTACTGCCGTTGTTTTCATAACAGCTGACACCTTATATTTTACCTCCGTGGGCTTAGACAACTTTTACAGCATTAAAAAGAGCAGCCTATTTGATGTAATAGCTCAATTGAATCACAAAATGGTAGTAACTCCTTTAAATTTTCTCAGCTATAATCTCAATCCTCATAATCTTGCGCAGCATGGAAGTCACCCACGAGTTACACATTTTACAGTCAATGGAATAATGCTCTTTGGGATCTTACATATTCTGGCCATTGGTGCCGGTTTTAAAATGCTAAAGAAATACATCTATCAATTAATGCGGGTCAAATCATACTACCGTGGGTCACCTAGGGTATTTGTGCATTCTGAGGGCAATCCAAAAttactgctgttttattttgttcctttggCATTCCTCTCCCTGTTCAGTCACCAAGAACCTCGTTTTCTCATTCCTCTCATCTTGCCATTAGTCCTGTTCAACACATCACAGAACAGAGCTATGAAGTGGAAACctgtcattattattttcaatgtCCTTGGGGCTTTGGTGTTTGGGTGGCTACACCAGGGGGGACTGATACCATGTTTGTTTCACCTGGAACATCTCATGCATTCTCCAGGGTCCTCAAACCATACAAGACACTATACTCTACTCTTTGCTCACACCTACATGCCTCCGAGGTCTCTGCTTAATATCAAAAAAAGGGACACAAATATAGAAGTAATCGATATGGCTGGATCTGAAGAAGAAACCCTCTGCCAAACAGTAGGGCAGCAAGCAAAGAATTTTACCTGCAATGACTGCCATTTTTTTGTTATAATCCCTGGAACAGTCAGAGCCACAATTACAAAGTGTGGTGTCTTGCTCAAGAACGAGACTTTGATCTTTCCACACTTATCAATGGAAGACCCACCACAAATATCCTTCCTCTTCAGTGAAAATTGGAGAAGTCAGCTAGGTCTATACATCCTTCAGCTAGGCAGAGATCATCAGAGCCCTTAG